The genome window GATATATCTAGATTTCGAAGAACGGAAAATCCTTCCAAATCTGGAATGAAACTTAATTTAGCACAGCCACTTAGCTTTAATTCTATAAGATAAGCGGAAGTCGACAACCAGTCTCCTATCTTGCTTAAGTTTTGACACGAGGAAATGTGAAGCTTTTGAAGAGATGAACATCTTCCTCTTATTGGAACAATTTCCAGTTTGCTACACTCTGATATATCTAGATTTCGAAGAACGGAAAATCCTTCCAAATCTGGAATGGAACTTAAATTAGCACAGCCACTTAGCTTTAATTCTATAAGATAAGTGGAAGTCGACAACCAGTCTCCTATCTTGCTTAAGTTTTGACACGAGGAAATGTGAAGCTTTTGAAGAGATGAACATCTTCCCCTTATTGGAACAATTTCCAGTTTGTTGCACTCTGATATATCTAGATTTCGAAGAAAGGAAAATCCTTCCAAATCTGGAATGGAACTTAAATTAGCACAGCCACTTAGCTTTAATTCTTTAAGACAACTGGAGGTAGACAACCCATCTCCTATCTTGCTTAAGTTTTGACACGAGGAAATGTGAAGCTTTTCAAGAGATGAACATCTTCCTCTTATTGGAACAATTTCCAGTTTGCTGCACTCTGATATATCTAGATTTCGAAGAAAGGAAAATCCTTCCAAATCTGGAATGGAGCTTAAATTAGCACAGCCACTTAGCTTTAATTCTTTAAGACAAGTGGAGGTAGACAACCCGCCTCCTATCTCGCTTAATTCCTTACACTCTGAAATGCAAAATTCTTCAAGAGATGAACATATTCCTGCTATTGGAACAATTCCCAAGCGTCCGCAATCAGAAACATAGACACTTCGAAGAGCGGAAAACCCATTTAAATTTGGAATTGAGAACAAATCTCCACACTTTACTATAGTTAGCTCCTCAAGTACCGTGGAAGTAGCTAGTCCATCCCCTATACTGCTTAATCGTGAACAATCCTCAATACAGAGCTTTTTAAGAGATAAACATTGTCCCGTCAGGGGAACACTTTCCAATAAGGGGCAGTTAGAAACAAGCAACTCTTCTAAGCAAGGAAACATGACTGCTGCTGTCGTTGCTGTCCATTCTTTCAGATTTTCCAGTCGCCGTAGGATGAATGTTTTTAATGCAGGAAACACCTCAATCTCAAATTGACTACTTCCATCGCAATAAAACTCATTACCGATGCGTTTCAGCTCCTCCATATTCCTCAGTGCAAGAAACTTGAGACTGTGCAGTTGGCCCAATGGTGGAAGACTTTTACAATTGATGCAATTGTTTAATTCCAACTCCATCAAATTGTCAAGAAGCAGTGAACCAATATTAGAACCATGAACAGGTCTTGACATCCAAGATGGGAGCTTTTCTCCTCCATAATTCCAAACAATTAAGCTTTGCAAACCTGAGGGGGGTTGGAGACCTTCCAGCACTTCCTCACAGTTATCATTGCTAAAATTTGACCATTCAAATATTACCTTGCACAATTTTGTTTTAAGCCGTAGATTTGCTTTGCGGGCCTCTTCCTTGTCTCTAACACTCTGCAGATCGCATATCTTCAATTGTCCACCAAGTTCGTTGAGGCATTCTAGAGCATCAAGATGAAGTTCGTTATCCCTAACAAAAAACATTGGCAATGTTTGGAGAGAAATTAGGTGTCGAAGCTCAATTGGTTGAGAACTTTGCTGGTCAAAATGGATGTGCTTCACGCTTATCAAATTTCTCAATCCATCTGGAAATGCGATTTCCCTACAACCCATGAACCTTAATGTTTGTAACATGTAAAGTTTGGTTATGGATTGAGGCAGCACTTTGATAGAAGTCTTCGAGATGTCCATATACCTCAAGTGCTTCAATTCGCCGAGGGAAGCAGGCAACTCATGAATATAATCAGCACTGGAAAATTTTAGGACTCGTAAGCTTGTGAAGGTTCTTGACAATTTCTTGAACACATCAATCTCTGAGAACAAAGAGTGCAATTTTGGAGCAACAGCTGTTAAAATTATTGGTAAGGATTCCCCATCATAACCAATACTGAGATGCCGAATATGAGAAACTTCATCTGTGCTGGAACTGGAATTTTCTTGGAAAATCAAAGTCTCAAACTTTGAGACAGACAAAGCCAGATCATGCACCAAGTCATGCATCTTGCAAGTCAAAATATTTCCGCACCTGTCCTTCCCCACATCTTGGAATAAGGAATTTGATAACAATTCATGGAAATATCTGTTACCAGTATCCATCATTTCTTTAGAAGCGCCAAGAAATCCTTCAGCCATCCAGAGCTGGATTAATTGCTCCTTTCTAAAGCAAAAATCTTTAGGAAACATGGCGCAGTATGCAAAACACTTCTTTAAACATGGAGAAGACAAGTGATCGAAACTTAACCTTAGCACACTATTAACCGAATCCCATACAtcacttttttgaattttcaaccATGCAGCCCGACTCCTTTCAATTTTGCGCATTGTACCTCCAATAACTTTTGCTGCTAAAGGCACACCGTGACATTGTTTAGCAATTTCCTCGCCAATTAACACTAAGCTGGGAGATATTGGGGAGTCTCCACAtgctttttctttaattatggACCAGCACTcctcatcttttaattttccaGGCTGATGCCTTTGATTAGGAAGTGTTTCCACTTTTAATGCCACATCTTCAATGCGGGTTGTTACAATAACTTTATTCCCCCGATTCTTATTAACCCCTTCCAAACACCACATTAGTTCATCCCATTGTTCAACATTCCACACATCATCAAGTACAAGAAGATATTTGATCTGTTCATTTCCCCTTTTGGCCCGCTCAATCTTCCCCTTCAGTTTCGCCGTTAAAGCATTCAAGTTTTGAGGTATCGAGGTCTGCTGATAATTCATATCATGCTCAAGCATTTCTCCCAAAATTCTTTTGACATTGAAATCATCCGAAACACACACCCAAAATCTTACATCAAAACGCCTTTCCACATCCACATCATGGTAAACTAGCCTTGCTAAAGTAGTTTTCCCGATACCCGCCATTCCAACTATAGGCACAACAGAGACAGTTCGATCATCTTGGGGACTGAGTAACATGTCAACAACTTTTGAGACATCATTTTTCCTTCCAACAATGTTTGAGTCATCTAGGAAGGAGACTGTCTCCACATTTGATGGAATAAAAATTCTTTGATCTATGGCTAATTGTTGGAGACCATAGTCTTTGGCTATTTTGTTAAGGTCGTCCAAGGAATTAAGGATGTCCTTAACTTTATTAGCCATGTTGTGCTGAAATGTGACAGTAGATGGAGTGTCTCGAAGCTTTCTCCACATCTGATCCCCAATCTCCACTTTCCTTCTGAGAAACTCATAAGCAATCTCATCCAGGACCTCATCAGCCTCATAAGCAACATCTCTGAGCCTCTTCAACCAAAGCTTCACTGAGTTCATTTGCTTTTGGTTTCCCTCTGCATCTCGCAAGAAAGCTCCAATCATTTCTAGTGAGTTACCAAGCCTCTGCATCTCATCCTTGAAGCCCCATCCAAGGCTTATCATCTCAACCGCAACTGACGCCGCTTTTGACGCCACTTCTCCCACAACAGCACTAACGAAAGCTTCAGCCATCTTcgcttcaaaaataaaaagcttgaaATGTTAGGGAAAGCTCTTAACTCTATATCAAAGAGGCGAAGAACATTTGTAAATGAAAACGAAATTAAAGCAACAGATAATTGAAATTGGTGAAAGATCATACCGGGTTAAGGAAACGGAATGCAGAAGAGAACTGAAGATGAATTGCTTTTGGTAATTTCAAACTGAAAGGTCCCCTCTTTGATgaaaaaaagcaaaaacaaatcaataagcTTAGCACCCAAAGTCAAAAGTAAAGCAAAATAAAGCCATCAGCTGCCCCTTCTGACGAGAATTACGAAATACACGGCGTGATTAGGTGACCGACATGCTTCTATTATTGCTCGGCTTTTTAcccaattaatataaaataatggatcaatttattcaaataactATTTGATACATTTACTCGACCAACCAGCGGCACCTCCTCCACTTTTCCCTATTATTAATCATGTTTGGTTAGCAAACACATCCTATACTCAtgatcaaaacttttttttagtgCGTAATGTTTTAAGTAAATTATCTACATTTAatgcaatttttatttaacttaccCAATCGATTACCGACTGTTAGTAATAGTTTCATGTAGTATTGAAGATAGAACAAGATTTTCTAAGGTGGGTAAAGGGTTAACAATATTGCATAGACGAAGAGGGTTAAGTGTCAGACTTGTTTAATGTTTTACTATATGTGAAGGTTCAAGATCCAAAATACgatgtttattttaagttgttgAAATCAGCAATTATAAGAACAATTGAGAGTCGATTTAATATGGAGGAAACCATATGGAGGAAATCAAGCTGTCCGAATGAATTATTATCTCATGAAAAGATGGATGTGCTTGAACTTtcagttttagttttaaaatggaATAGGCTTGTTCGAGAATATACCATTGGGTAGTCAGTTTGACCTGCATCAATGCGAAGTTCCACATGATATCAATTTATGTTTGTAGAAGTGGGACTTGctgtatttttcctttttttcacctcaattgttgaaaataaaatcgcCATTATTGAATCCCTTAACTCATGCTTTGGTGTAACCCTACAGATGTTTTGGCAAAAGCTAGTTTGCCTGATGATTCCAACAGTAAAGGTATTTACAGTATTCATCACCAATTCATTTTTTTCGTATATCCGCATTAATTCTCAATCTAATTGATTCAAAGACTTCAAAGCCATTATCTGGAACTATTCAAATAtcattgcattttatttaaaacaacacCTTACTAAAATACGTGAGCACCAAGGCTTCACTGTCTCATCAGTGCTTTCTGTCAATCTTGCTATCCACCTAACGCTTGTTATCACACCATCTCTGTTGTTGGCTGTAAGTGAATTATTGATTTTCAATCCAAATATTTGCAAAATCTATCATAATATGTATCTGAAAAGATTCaaagattgaaataaaattttggaaatgacTGATTGactaatgtttataatttttttgaattaatatatattgattttgtaTTGTGAATATGATAATGAACGTATTTGTTCGTTAACAGAAGGTCCAAGTGGTTCGGGGAGTCGTCCATTTAAGTTATCGGTGATAATCTCAATTGTGAAGAAGAAACGAGAGAAGAACGAAGAAAAAGTTGATGATGATACAAGCACTGGTCTCCTATCTTTGTGCCAAAACTACGACAAACGAGATGATAAGTAGTGGTACTTTATTTTGGTGAATATCCTTGTATTGTCTTGTTTTAATGTTTGTATAGattgttaatttgatttttttagttaaatttaactattaatcttttaaaaagagtTGAATCATCActtttattagaaatattaactaaaatactATTTTTGATGATGTTGACGTGACAATTAGTGTGATAGTCAATGTATATTTCATATTGATACGgcactatttattttatatatattatattgacaaataatttaaaaataataaaaatcaagattataaaaattatgaagagcattaaaaaaaaagagagagctaGAATAGATTGCCATGCAAAttgttatgtttaaaaattgtaatgttTTAGTCAGTATTTCTACTATAAACAATAAGTTGactctattttgaaaaattggtgGTGAAATATACCTCTTTCTAAAAggttaagggttaaatttagctaaaaaagtAATAGtcatattaataaaaatgtaaatatttgttaaattaatcattaagcaaaaataaaaggTCAATTTATCTATTAGTTGTTTGGTTACttttcaaatattgaaatttcaatcttaatTTAAATAGTAACAGTTAAATTTACTTGGTTGAGTTTTATCATTAATGCGTAAAGTTGtcaaattaattcatatttttcatttggatattttacttttcaatttttgaaaatttaatcttGGTGTAAACAAgatctattaaatttattaattatttttgagtaataaatgaaaataataagttgacATATCATTTCATGTgtattacataaattttacaACTAAAAAGATATAGGAAATAAAATGGACCCaactaaagtataaaaataaaatctataatttacggataatataaggactaatagtacaatttaaactaataaaaacagTTTAAACACATCATGGCGGTGTATCACAGGATAAGACTTATAAAAGTTCCTGCATACGACCGCAGAGAATCTTTAATTCATTATTGGTCACTGTTTAAACATTTCTCCAGCATTTTCGAGAAAGAATTCAGTCTTAAAAGTGCTAAAGAAGTTCGGAAATTTCCTACGACTACGGAACCTTATTCAGAGGCAACTCACTCAGCAAATTACAGCTTCAGTCCTATACTTCTAACTAAATAACTT of Gossypium raimondii isolate GPD5lz chromosome 3, ASM2569854v1, whole genome shotgun sequence contains these proteins:
- the LOC105795558 gene encoding putative disease resistance protein RGA1, whose amino-acid sequence is MAEAFVSAVVGEVASKAASVAVEMISLGWGFKDEMQRLGNSLEMIGAFLRDAEGNQKQMNSVKLWLKRLRDVAYEADEVLDEIAYEFLRRKVEIGDQMWRKLRDTPSTVTFQHNMANKVKDILNSLDDLNKIAKDYGLQQLAIDQRIFIPSNVETVSFLDDSNIVGRKNDVSKVVDMLLSPQDDRTVSVVPIVGMAGIGKTTLARLVYHDVDVERRFDVRFWVCVSDDFNVKRILGEMLEHDMNYQQTSIPQNLNALTAKLKGKIERAKRGNEQIKYLLVLDDVWNVEQWDELMWCLEGVNKNRGNKVIVTTRIEDVALKVETLPNQRHQPGKLKDEECWSIIKEKACGDSPISPSLVLIGEEIAKQCHGVPLAAKVIGGTMRKIERSRAAWLKIQKSDVWDSVNSVLRLSFDHLSSPCLKKCFAYCAMFPKDFCFRKEQLIQLWMAEGFLGASKEMMDTGNRYFHELLSNSLFQDVGKDRCGNILTCKMHDLVHDLALSVSKFETLIFQENSSSSTDEVSHIRHLSIGYDGESLPIILTAVAPKLHSLFSEIDVFKKLSRTFTSLRVLKFSSADYIHELPASLGELKHLRYMDISKTSIKVLPQSITKLYMLQTLRFMGCREIAFPDGLRNLISVKHIHFDQQSSQPIELRHLISLQTLPMFFVRDNELHLDALECLNELGGQLKICDLQSVRDKEEARKANLRLKTKLCKVIFEWSNFSNDNCEEVLEGLQPPSGLQSLIVWNYGGEKLPSWMSRPVHGSNIGSLLLDNLMELELNNCINCKSLPPLGQLHSLKFLALRNMEELKRIGNEFYCDGSSQFEIEVFPALKTFILRRLENLKEWTATTAAVMFPCLEELLVSNCPLLESVPLTGQCLSLKKLCIEDCSRLSSIGDGLATSTVLEELTIVKCGDLFSIPNLNGFSALRSVYVSDCGRLGIVPIAGICSSLEEFCISECKELSEIGGGLSTSTCLKELKLSGCANLSSIPDLEGFSFLRNLDISECSKLEIVPIRGRCSSLEKLHISSCQNLSKIGDGLSTSSCLKELKLSGCANLSSIPDLEGFSFLRNLDISECNKLEIVPIRGRCSSLQKLHISSCQNLSKIGDWLSTSTYLIELKLSGCANLSSIPDLEGFSVLRNLDISECSKLEIVPIRGRCSSLQKLHISSCQNLSKIGDWLSTSAYLIELKLSGCAKLSFIPDLEGFSVLRNLDISECSKLEIVPIRGRCSSLQKFHISSCQNLSKIGDGLSTSTYLKELKLSDCPNLCSILDLEGFSSLKILDLSNCNELEIVPIRGQCSSLEKLLISGCQSKIEDWLPIATCLKELKLSHCGNLNSIPDLESLRTLDISKCDNLEIIPTGRLPFLEKLHIFQCEKLSKVGDGFSISSFVKELRIRLCPNLSSIPDLKGFSSLQSLCISGCNKLEIVPITERCSSLEVLDILACEKLSYIGNGLSNFTCLKKLRIETCPNLRSIPSICHGRLTELGFTGVGQGLTCLLPDLLQSNTCLRKLTLADLPDLRSIPESVWELHSLVRLTTKRCPTLRSIPNDRLGSLTCLRSLDIGGFSEELEEFPGFDSIQHLSASLKELRLLGWEKLSSLPYQLRHLTALEGLEIQRFHGIEALPDWLGNLSSVKRLRIVSCDKLMYLPSEHVIRSLSKLTSFIISACPRLEARCSKESGPEWSKISHIRRISIMSKRPLQDLYGYEGFIDLLSWM